In Apostichopus japonicus isolate 1M-3 chromosome 5, ASM3797524v1, whole genome shotgun sequence, a single window of DNA contains:
- the LOC139967529 gene encoding zinc transporter ZIP13-like translates to MMASDACFKFALILCVLSAVFLQGDGDIHRIRKPASSLHLKSSQQINTLDKEDYDTKVYPGNSENYDTDEDLDQTKDYMCALLATFLVGLTGILPLALPIDSKQVGEGSDGNRKLNLFLSFAVGGLLGDVFLHLLPEAFVHFKPEDKAARVRNGVFLLAGLLVFLILEVIFGEDDKQMQNDETVARDRGLSPHSNGHSAVRHRTTMKNGHTKTAKNDLKRDVNANKVKNKGDGKQGKCVAEKKQVTGYLNLLANFIDNFTHGLAVGGSFMVSSKVGWHTTLAILLHEAPHEIGDFAILLRSGFSRLDAAKAQLSTSIGGLVGCLVALFAESADITGTNTAWILPFTSGGFLNIALVSIVPDLMKETNSRESAKQVLCVLLGVSVMAVVNFIPDH, encoded by the exons ATGATGGCTTCCGATGCCTGTTTCAAGTTTGCACTTATTCTGTGTGTTCTGTCAGCTGTCTTCCTTCAAGGTGATGGAGACATTCACAGGATCAGGAAACCAGCTTCCAGCCTTCATCTTAAATCATCTCAACAAATTAATACTCTTGATAAAGAGGATTATGACACAAAAGTATATCCTGGGAACTCTGAGAATTATGATACAGATGAAGATTTAGACCAAACAAAGGACTACATGTGTGCTCTTTTAGCAACATTCCTGGTTGGCTTGACAGGAATTTTGCCACTTGCTCTTCCAATTGACTCAAAGCAAGTTGGTGAAGGATCAG ATGGAAACAGAAAGTTAAATTTGTTCCTGAGCTTTGCAGTTGGTGGACTACTTGGTGATGTGTTCTTGCACCTACTACCAGAGGCTTTTGTACACTTTAAACCAG AGGATAAAGCGGCAAGAGTTAGGAACGGAGTGTTTCTGTTGGCTGGACTTTTAGTCTTCTTAATTTTGGAGGTTATATTCGGCGAAGACGACAAACAGATGCAAAATGACGAAACTGTTGCG AGGGACAGGGGTTTGTCTCCACATTCCAATGGCCACTCTGCAGTTAGACACAGGACAACAATGAAGAATGGTCATACGAAAACTGCAAAGAATGACCTAAAGAGAGATGTCAATGCAAATAAGGTGAAAAATAAAGGAGATGGTAAACAAGGGAAATGTGTTGCTGAGAAGAAACAG GTGACAGGGTATTTGAATCTACTTGCCAACTTTATAGACAATTTTACTCATGGTTTAGCTGTAGGAGGCAGCTTCATGGTTAGCTCAAAG gtGGGATGGCACACCACCCTTGCCATTTTACTGCATGAAGCACCACATGAG ATTGGTGACTTTGCTATTCTTTTGAGGTCAGGGTTTAGTCGATTGGATGCAGCCAAAGCACAGCTTTCTACCTCTATTGGAGGTCTGGTGGGGTGCTTAGTGGCCCTATTTGCTGAGTCAGCAGACATTACTG GAACCAACACAGCATGGATTCTTCCATTTACTTCAGGGGGATTTCTTAACATTGCCCTGGTCTCAATTGTGCCTGATTtgatgaaagaaacaaatagcAG aGAGTCCGCAAAGCAGGTTCTATGTGTGTTACTGGGAGTTTCAGTCATGGCTGTGGTGAACTTCATTCCAGATCATTGA